The genomic stretch CTCTGGTTTTTAATAACTTGTTTAAAAGTTTATACACATAATAAGGTAATATCCCCACTAAGATACGAGGAAGAAACGCAACAATAAGCGCCAGCCAGCTTCCCTTTTCCGTCCCCGGTAAAGGTATGAAGGGAGAAAAGGCGAAGGAGAGCACCGTTGGTGCAAATGTATTATTATAAAAACTGGTAAGCCCAAATACAAACCCTAAACCCGCTCCGATTCCTGGTCCAAGCAAGATTGCTCCAATTATTACAGGCACATGGATAATAGTAGCCTTTATGACAGGCAGCTGTATATAACCAAATGGTGTAAAATTCAAAAGTATAATGATAGCACCAAATAAAGCTGCTGACACCATCCTCTTCGTACTATATTTATTGTTCATTCCATTACCTTTCTA from Anaerocolumna sp. AGMB13020 encodes the following:
- a CDS encoding ECF transporter S component codes for the protein MNNKYSTKRMVSAALFGAIIILLNFTPFGYIQLPVIKATIIHVPVIIGAILLGPGIGAGLGFVFGLTSFYNNTFAPTVLSFAFSPFIPLPGTEKGSWLALIVAFLPRILVGILPYYVYKLLNKLLKTRGKLLTLGVSGLVGSMTNTLFVMSLIYLLFRDAYGEAFNLSLEAVFKAILTIIFVNGLPEAVLAAILTAGICRALQKVIKNE